The window TGAAGGCAAAGGGTAAGCCGGATACAAGCGTGGCAGCCTGCAGTGACCGGAGCCCACCGCCGAGCAAGAGTGCAATTGCAACGAGCCCCTCAACAGAGCACCAAAATACGCGTTGCCTCGCAGGTGCCTCCATCTTGCCGCCGGCGGTAATCGTGTCAACAACCAACGACCCCGAATCCGACGTTGTGACGAAAAAGGTGATGAGCAGCACAATACTGACGAATGAAGTGAGCTGCGCCAACGGTAGCTTCGCAAACATTTCAAAGAGTGCAGCCGCATACGCCCCTGTCTCAACACTCTCCATCACGCCGGTGTAGCCATTGGTGAGGAATACTGAAGCACAGTAACGTAATCAGCATCGGTAGCAGCAGCACACAGCACAAGAATTCGCGAACCGTGCGTCCGTTTGAAATTCGGGCGATAAACGTGCCGACGAAGGGCACCCAGGTAATCCACCAGGCCATGTGGAAAGCGGACCAGTCATGGATAAAGTAGGAATCCGTGCGCCCCACCCAATTACTGAACGGTACGACTTCAACGACATAGTCCCCAAGTGCCTTAAAAAAGGTCTTGAAAATCACGTCTGTCGGCCCGACGACGATGACGAATGAGAATAGGACTATCATAATCCAGATGTTGATTTGGCTCAGCCGTTTGATACC of the Candidatus Poribacteria bacterium genome contains:
- a CDS encoding BCCT family transporter, with the protein product MESVETGAYAAALFEMFAKLPLAQLTSFVSIVLLITFFVTTSDSGSLVVDTITAGGKMEAPARQRVFWCSVEGLVAIALLLGGGLRSLQAATLVSGLPFAFIIIGIGICTWIALRQASR
- a CDS encoding BCCT family transporter, producing GIKRLSQINIWIMIVLFSFVIVVGPTDVIFKTFFKALGDYVVEVVPFSNWVGRTDSYFIHDWSAFHMAWWITWVPFVGTFIARISNGRTVREFLCCVLLLPMLITLLCFSIPHQWLHRRDGEC